TAACCCGGTTTATCAGCACTTCAGCACCATGCGTACACTTAATTGGTCTGTGCCGATAGTGCAGCAATTTATGCGGGTAAAGTGGCAAAAGCCTTCGCCCTTATATATCAACTTTATGAATGGTGAGTCGCCAGTTACTAAAACCAAGCTAGATACGGGTTTTGACTACCAAATTAGCCAACACAATGAGCCGACCCTTAGCTCTGCAAGCGAAGTACCGCATTGGTATTCGCCTTACAAGGAAGTGTATTTTTCTGAAGTAAATAATTGGCAAGAGGTAGTCAATTGGTCGTTACCTTTGTACCAATCAGCCATCGAAGTAAGCCCTGCTATTGAAACAATTGCTCGTCAGATTAAGTTTCAACATGCCGACTTAGAGTCTCAAATTGTGGCTGCCCTACGCTTTAGCCAAGACGAAGTACGTTATTTGGGCCTAGAAATGGGCACCAACTCGCACCAGCCTACTCCCGCATCAGAAACCTTGGCACTGCGCTATGGCGACTGTAAAGACAAAACCGTCTTGCTCATTTCTTTACTTAAAGCGCTCGGCGTAGAGGCTCACCCTGCTTTAGTTAACACTGAAGACAGAAAACGTACTGCTAGCTTACCGGTCTCCCCTAGTTTATTTGACCATGTCATTGTCACCTTAGAGCACCAAGGTAAACGCTATTGGCTTGATCCAACCATTTCGTATCAGCGCGGCGATTTAGAACATTTAGCTCAACCGAACTACGATGTCGCGTTAATCATAAAGCAAGGTGAGACAGGCTTTACAGATATGTTCACAGAGCCTGCCCTAAAACGCATACAGGTTTTTGATAGTTATCAGATCCCAGAAGGTATTGATGAGCCAGTTAGTTTCTCAACTCAATATAAATACGGCGACTTTGAAGCAATTAGCCGCCGCAGCTCAATCGCTGAAAACAGCTTAAAAAGCATAGAAGATGATTACCGCGAATATTATCAAGATACCTACAAAGGCTTACAAACAGCCAAACCTATGCTGGTTGAATCTCCAAAGGACACCGGTCAGCTAATTACCAATGAGCACTATACTATTGATAACTTTTGGCGACCTAAGGGTAATGATTTTCAAAACGACTTTTACGCCAGTGAAATTCAAAACTCAGTTTATAAGCCGGAACAGCGAGAACGTAACAATGCACCAATATGGTTTCGTTACCCAAATAATATCGAAACAACCATAAAGGTTACGTTTACGGATACTAATTGGCAGTTTAATGATGAGCAGGTCACAGTCGACAACCCATTTTTTCATCTCGAAAAACGCGTGACATTTAAAGACTCGATGTTGACCTTATACTTTGATTACAGTGCGAAACAAGATCATATTCCAGCCGATCAAATAGACCTTTACCTAAGCGAGCGTAAAAAACTCAATAACGCGACCCATTACGGCATCATTAAATACGGCACAAATAGCGCCACAACCACACCAGCGGATGACGAAACCAACTGGTATAGCGTTTTTATTTTAAGTTACTTGGCGGCAATCATCTTTTTCATCGCGGCTTGGCGTATAGAAGCAAGTAACCGCCCAGTTTTTGCTGAGCAACAGTTCTACCCTGTCAGTAACAGTAAGTTTGTTATTTACAGCTTATTGAGCTTAGGAATATTCATTCACTACTGGAGCTATCGCAACTGGAAAGCGATAAAAGAGCAGCAACAAAGCCATATTATGCCGATTGCCCGAGGGATATTCGCACCACTGTTTTTTATTCCGTTGTTACTTGAACTTTGCAAGCACAGCGAACAAACCTTTGGCAAAAATAAGATCATGCCCGTCGCGGTTGGGTTCGCGTTATGGCTGGCGATTATCATTTCTGAAGTCGTAAGCTATAACTGGGAATATGGTACTTGGCTGTTTTTAGTTATACCTATTCTATGGTTGCCA
The nucleotide sequence above comes from Pseudoalteromonas shioyasakiensis. Encoded proteins:
- a CDS encoding DUF3857 domain-containing transglutaminase family protein, yielding MKWMHLQLKVLAVFLFFVSCFAAAEDYQVAPAANWVKQHKLLTPEIPRDQIKDGTFYLMLDTQLQVSEQAPQQRFNRTVMQAVNQSGVDYISQLNIDFDPNYQSLTLNSLGIIRDGQYIDKLNSAELQVLQRETDLASRIYNGTLSLNVIIDDMRVMDILDYSYTVSGSNPVYQHFSTMRTLNWSVPIVQQFMRVKWQKPSPLYINFMNGESPVTKTKLDTGFDYQISQHNEPTLSSASEVPHWYSPYKEVYFSEVNNWQEVVNWSLPLYQSAIEVSPAIETIARQIKFQHADLESQIVAALRFSQDEVRYLGLEMGTNSHQPTPASETLALRYGDCKDKTVLLISLLKALGVEAHPALVNTEDRKRTASLPVSPSLFDHVIVTLEHQGKRYWLDPTISYQRGDLEHLAQPNYDVALIIKQGETGFTDMFTEPALKRIQVFDSYQIPEGIDEPVSFSTQYKYGDFEAISRRSSIAENSLKSIEDDYREYYQDTYKGLQTAKPMLVESPKDTGQLITNEHYTIDNFWRPKGNDFQNDFYASEIQNSVYKPEQRERNNAPIWFRYPNNIETTIKVTFTDTNWQFNDEQVTVDNPFFHLEKRVTFKDSMLTLYFDYSAKQDHIPADQIDLYLSERKKLNNATHYGIIKYGTNSATTTPADDETNWYSVFILSYLAAIIFFIAAWRIEASNRPVFAEQQFYPVSNSKFVIYSLLSLGIFIHYWSYRNWKAIKEQQQSHIMPIARGIFAPLFFIPLLLELCKHSEQTFGKNKIMPVAVGFALWLAIIISEVVSYNWEYGTWLFLVIPILWLPLVNYIQNLKQPQQALEYHSQWRARQVMISIFMLPWLFYGLIYELYLLPSSTIVTGDKLWSYQVNFLKRKEIIPANENVHYFYSDAFFDFKTDGNGITENTIFSYWENEQGVLEKDQRRFSDIKEINVDYAKSALLTSTLTVIDHNGDEMLLFLSHEDDLDKKFVAEVERLIKANTPATEQNAD